Within the Vibrio tasmaniensis genome, the region GGTGGCAATTGTTGCTTGCGAATTGTTCAGATACACGGTATTGATCGTAGATCGCTGAACAAGAATGACAATGATATGGATATTTTGAACTTTGAGGCATTTCTGATTGCCATCACTATTTTAACGCTAACGCCAGGCTTAGATACGGCATTGGTAATTCGCAATACCAGCCGTTCTGGCTTATCTGACGGCGTGATGACCAGCTTTGGTATTTGTAGTGGTTTGTATGTGCACGCTTTTTTCTCAGCTGTGGGTATTTCTGCAATCCTCGCTCAATCCGCTGAACTCTTTCAAGCGGTTAAGATGGTGGGTGCGGTTTACCTCATCTGGCTCGGCTTAAGCAGTTTACGAGCGTTGATGAAAAACGATGGCGGTTTGAAGGTGGGTGAACAAGCTCAGCAAGCATACAGTGCAAAGCGTTCTTTGCGTGAAGGCTTTCTGTCCAACGTTCTTAACCCAAAAACGGCAGTTTTCTATTTGGCCTTTTTACCTCAATTTGTAAACCCTGAAGGTTCGCCTTTATTGCAATCTATGCTGATGGCTTCGGTACACTTTATGATTGCTATGGTGTGGCAATGTGGTTTGGCAGGGGCACTTAACTCGGCTAAAAACTTGCTTAAGAATGCGAGTTTCATGAAGTGGATGGAAGGCGTGACTGGCATGGTGCTGGTGGGGCTGGGTGTGAAGCTTTTAATGGAAGAACCTAGCTAAGTCATAATCTAGTGTATTGAAATCTAAATCATTGGCACATAGCCATTAGTTTTACAATAAAACGCCCGCACTTCATTGCGGGCGTTTTTGATCGCTCAATTCTTATTATGCTTTAACTGCTTCGCAATCCTTTGAGGAAGTTAACGGTTTGAAGAATAGCTTTGTTTCTTCGATAACAACGTGACGTAACAAAATCAGTCCGATTAGATTCGGAATTGCCATTAGGCCGTTCACGATATCCGCCATTATCCAGATCATGTCTAGCTTTAAGAATGCACCAGAGGCAACCAAGGCGATGAAGATGATCTTGTAAGGCAATACTGCTTTGGTACCCAGTAAGAACACTACACAGCGCTCACCGTAGTAGTTCCAACCTAAAATTGTTGTAAACGCAAAGAAGATTAAGCCAACAGAAACCAACATAGGGCCAAGGGTGTCAGCATTCAAACCTACAGCGAATGCATGAGTGGTCATTGCAGCGCCAGAAAGGTCAGTCTGCCAAGCGCCCGTTAAGATAAGCGCCAGACCTGTCATCGTACAGATGATGATGGTATCGAAGAAGGTACCTGTCATAGAGACAAGCCCTTGTTTCACACATGAGTCTGTTTTAGCCGCAGCGGCTGCCATTGGTGCGCTACCTAGGCCTGATTCGTTCGAGAACACGCCACGAGCGATGCCTGATTGGATAGCAAGCATGATGCTCGCGCCAAAGAAACCACCGGTTGCGGCTGTGTTGGTAAACGCAGAAGTCACAACAAGGGTAATGGCATTCAGTAGTTGGTCTGCATTGGAAACCAGCACGCTTAAACACGCGACGATATACATGATTGCCATGGTAGGAACGACTTTTCCTGCCACTTTAGCGATAGATTGAATGCCACCAAGGGTGACAACTGCCACCAATATCGTAAGAACGACAGCAGACATTTCACGAGAAGCACCAAATGAAATTTCAGTCGCGTCTAAGATAGCGTTAACTTGTGGGAAGGTACCAATACCGAAGCAAGCAACACCGAGTGCGAAGACAGCGAACATTACCGCTAAGATTCGTGATCCGACACCGTATTGCAGGTAGTACATTGGGCCGCCAACCATTTCTCCATTGCTATCGGTTCTGCGGTATTTAACGGCAAGTAGACATTCTGCGTATTTGGTCGCCATACCAAATACAGCGGCAAGCCACATCCAGAATAGGGCACCAGGGCCACCAATCTTGATTGCGGTCGCTACACCAACGATGTTACCTGTACCAATAGTGGCAGAAAGCGCTGTACACAAAGCGGCGAAGCTTGATACGTCACCCGTACCTGATTTGTCTTTGCTGAACACCATTTTTAGCGCAGTTGGAAGGTGTCTAAACTGGAGTAAACCTAAGCGAAAAGTAAAATAGATACCTGTACCCACTAGCAGAATAAGCAGTGGTGGTCCCCAAACGAATTGGTTGATGGTTTGTAGTGTAGCTTGTAGGTGGTTCATAGATTCCCCTTAATAAATATAAAATTTAAGGAGAAGAGGGAAGGCAGTGCAGATCACAGGGATCGGGAGCACTACTTAATACATACGGATTTCTAGATAGAATTCTTTTGTTAATTAAGGCTGTTGCTTTCCACTCCTCTGTCCTTTTGCCTGAGAGTTTCACTTAGCGAATCACTTATAGATAAGTAACGGGCACTAAGCTTGCTCCTTCGGCGACCGATCTAACGGTTCTCTCCAGAGGTTCCTCCAACGACAGTCCTCACTTTTCTGGATTTCTCCAGCATAAAGCACCTGAAAGATTTACTTCTTCGGCGGGTCAATCTAACTAAATGTTAATATTTAGTTAAAAACCACTCTCCTGCAGTCTTCATCGGAACAATTACCTAAATATTTAGGTAATCTGTAAGCGTATCCTAGATCATATAAAATGTGATGTCAGCTACAAAATATCTGTTTGCTTAAATGTTGTTCAACTAAATGATCAAACAACGAGTCTCTGACGTAACTTGCTTATTTAAATGGTATAAAATAGAGAAACAAGGAGGAGTTATGACTCGATTAATAGCGATTGTTTTTTTATTGGCTTTGGCATTTGTACTGTTTCGTTACCGGACGAACGAAAAACTGCAAAAATGGGTAGTGATAGTTATCGTTAGTAGCTTCCTTTTGTATACTGCCAGCCTGATGATTTCAGAGTTAACTCGTTAAACCTATCTTTGAGTTGTGATCGGTAGGGATTAACGAGTTATCAAAGCTCAAGTGCTTCTGGCTTGGGCAATAGATTTAACTGAGTCTTCAGTATCAGTATCAGTATCAGTATCAGTATCAGTATCAGTGACCGTGTAACGTTAAAACAAATTTTTGGGAGTACCCGCTAGTGAACCAGCAATCTGGACAAAGCGAACAAGATGAAGTGGTTGTTATTGAAGAACGTGATAAACGTAGTCAGCTCTATATCGGCATTGCTGCGGTTATCGGTTTGGCGTTAGGCGGTTTAATCGGTTCTACAGTTACGGCTTCGAAGTGGGAATCCACTTATCAGGTACTAGAAACTCGTTATCAAGAACTGCGTGATAGCAAAACGCAGTTGGTGACATCAGTTGAAGAGAAAGTGGCAAAAGTTGATACCGAAATCGATGCGAAAGTAGAAGCTGCTCTAGTGAAACAGGAAGAAGCGCATCAAAAAGAGCTCCAAGATTTAGCGAAACAATCTGCAGTTTTGGAGAAGGCGAATTACTCGCTAGAACAGCAGATAAACGAACAGAAGCAAGCGTTAGAGCAAACTCAACAAAACAATCAAAAGTTGAGCCGTCAAGCTGATATGCAGTCGACTTTGTTTGAACGTTCGCGTGAGCTATTCCGCAAAGAATTACAGATATCTCAAGAGCTTGAAAAACTCGAGAAAGAAAGAGATGACATCGAACAGAAACTGGGTTCTTTGAAACAAGCATGTGATGTTTTCTTAGACGGCACGTCATGGGATGCGAAATCTGACGCTTGTGAGAAGCAGGATAACGCTAACTCGCGCTTGAGTGACATCAGACAAATGATTGAAGTTCACACCATGGATATCAAGCAGATCAAAACTCTCACTGAAGAGATGGGTCTATAAGCCCGGTACTTAATCTCATCAGCAATTAACTTGTTTGATTGTTGGTACTCAAACGCCCACATCATGTTAATGATGTGGGCGTTTTTGCGTTGTTCTACGCGACAATCTGTGAATTGCGCCTAAAATTTACTATCATATGCAATTAGTTGGTTTTCTTGGTGACTTTGCATGCATATTTAGATAACCGGAAAGCAGCATAATAGTCGCGCTCAAGGATAAGCCCGCGGTTTACTATTACTCGTGACTCGATAAATGTCTAAGGATGGATAATATAATGCATGAATACGAATGCGAAAACTGCCCAATAGTTTATTGCTTTGATGATTGCCATTCGCCACTAAAAGAGGCGAAAATTATAGACATTGAAGCGCTAGCGAAAAGAGCTGATGGAGAAACATCACAAAGCGTGAGAGTGACCAAAATCCTTCAGGATCTCGATCAGCAATAGGTTATATGTGATAGCTGTTACTTAAGGCACCCAAGTAAACTATTCACTTGAGTCAAACATAAAAAATCCCCACCAACAAAGTTGGCAGGGATCCTAGATCAGTAGCATGATTGTTCTCGCTTTTTCAAGCAAAAGGGTAACTTCCTAGAAGTGACTGTTTTAGAACAATATCATTTTGCTACAAACTACTTCTCGTAAGTTTTGATTTCGCCTGATTTAACACGAGCAACGAACGATTGCAGTTCTTTCTTCACAACAGGCATCAAGAAGTACAGACCAAGAATGTTGAAGATAGACATTGCAAAAATAGCCGCATCAGAGAAGTCGATTACCGCGCCGAATTGAATTGTGGCACCAATCACAACAAACACACAAAACATCACTTTAAAAATCAGTTCAGTCGTTTTTCCTTCACCAAATAGGTAAGTCCAAGCTTTAAGACCGTAGTACGACCAAGAGATCATAGTAGAAAACGCGAACATGATTACCGCTAGAGCGAGTGTGTATTTGAACACTTCTGCCGTTTCAGTAAACGATGCAGCAGTAAGCGTTACACCCGTTAAGCCAGAACCATCGAATGGACCTGTATTTAGACCAGCGATAGTGATAACCAAGGCTGTCATTGTACAAATGATGACAGTATCAACGAACGGTTCTAATAGTGATACTAGACCTTCAGTGATTGGCTCTTTTGTTTTAACTGCTGAGTGAGCGATAGCTGCTGAACCTACACCTGCTTCGTTTGAGAACGTCGCACGTTTTAGACCTTGGATTAAAGCACCAATAAATCCGCCAACCACACCTTCACCAGTAAATGCACCTGTAAAGATGGCACTGAACGCAGGACCCACTTGATCAAGGTTAGAACCGATAACAATCAGAGCCATACCGATATACAGAGCAGCCATCCAAGGAACAACTTTTTCTGTTACCGAAGCAATAGAAGGCATACCGCCAACAATAACGGAAAACACTAGGGTAGCAAGTACAAGCCCTGTGATAACACCGTATTCACTAGGTACATCAAATGCGTAAGTGAGCATGGCATGTGCTTGGTTCGCTTGGAACATGTTACCGCCGCCCAATGCACCTAAAATACACATTAATGCAAAACCAATAGCAAGGACTTTACCTAGTCCGCCTAAACCTCGTTCACCAAGACCTTGGCTTAGGTAGTACATTGGACCACCCGAAACAACACCTGAAGGTAGGATGGTTCGATATTTCACACCTAAAGTACACTCACAGAACTTAGAGGCCATACCCAGAAGGCCACACAAGATCATCCAGAATGTCGCGCCAGGGCCACCAATCGCGAGTGCAGCACCTACACCTGCAATATTACCCAGTCCGACAGTTCCTGAAAGCGCTGTTGTTAACGCTTGAAAGTGAGAAACTTCGCCGTCTTCTTTAGAGTTAGGGTCGGTATACTTACCTTTGATAATGTCTATCGCCATACCAACACGTTTAAATTGAACAAAGCCAAAATAAACAGTGAAGATAATTGCAGCGAGCAAGAGCCAACCAACAATGATTGGGAAGTTTGCTTCACCAAGCGGAACACTTTTAAATATTAATCCAACGAACCACCCTGTGTAGTCATTGAAAAAACCATCAACACTTTTACTTAAGTTACTGATACCTTGGCTAAATGATCCTTCTTCTGCAAATGCACTGGAACTAAACAATAATATAAACCCAAAAAATAATTCACGTATGTTTTTCATGGTTTTCCCTGTCTTTTTATTAAATTATGTTTGTTGCTGTTGTGTTTTTTCTATTTGTTTTTTTACGTTTCAGTGACTCATCTACTTCATTCGACGGCAACATAAACGGCTGTAGCTAGGTCGAAAAACGAAATAAATATAAGTACTGATCTTGCTTTATATGGATATCCTTTTGGTATGTGCACCAATTAGACTATGGCATTCGGCCTGCCAAGTCCTACTGATAATCCTATACACAAAAATAATGCCCTTAAAGAATTTTTTACAATAAATTTACAATTGTTCGGGTTTTGTCATTGTTTGTGAATAAGCAGGTGTTTTTTAGGTTGGAAAAGTATATGCAGTGGCTGTTATAGCGATGGGTATGGTGAATGATCTAGGGTGGCGATAGGGAAGTCGGCGAGTTTGAATGTACGATATATGCTTGAGAGGTGTTTAAACAATTGATGGACGAAGATGTAATCGGGGCTGAGGTCGTTAAAAAATCCCTATATTGAAGTGAACTAAAATTGGGTATTCCTGTTAAACGGCTTTCAAGGTTCTGGATTGATGCGCCAGGGCTTGTTCTTCATACTAAAATGCCACCGAAAATTTTCAGTGGCATTTGAATGACAACAAACCATTACCCAAATCTTTAACTACAGCTCTAATACAAACTATAGCTCTAACAGTTTGGCTAATTCACGCTCTTCGAGAAGTTCTTCAATGCGTTGACGAGCCTTAGGCCCTTCAGCTTGTGCTTTGGTTGACTTGCCGGCTTTTTTACTGCGGCTCGTTTTTGTTTTTTCCTTAGTTGTCATCGTAACCTTCCTTGTATTTTCTATCTTACAGGTTGCATGTCTCTTTTAGAGCTTTACCTGCTTTAAATGCTGGTGTTTTTGACGCTGAGATTTGAATCTCTTCTCCAGTTCTTGGATTGCGACCAGTGCGAGCAGCACGACTATTTACTTTGAAGCTACCAAATCCAAGGATCGATACATCATCGCCATTTGCAAGCGTAGTCGAGATACCTTCAACGAGCGCATTGAGTGCTGTGCCTGCTTGCTCTTTTGATATGTCAGCAGAAGTTGCGATGTGTTCAACTAATTGAGATTTGTTCATATTTTAATTTCCTTATCGAGTTCGTATGGTGCCTAGCTTTTGCAAACTAGTTGTTTGAATTTACCAATATAAACTGAAGTTATGTCATTGCTAGGATTGAACTTTGTAAAGTAACAAACGATGTTGATTATAAAAACATATCACGCCTCATTCAATGCAAATCATTGAGTATTGCCTGTTTTCGGCCAGTTATGG harbors:
- a CDS encoding chromosome partitioning protein ParA, whose protein sequence is MNQQSGQSEQDEVVVIEERDKRSQLYIGIAAVIGLALGGLIGSTVTASKWESTYQVLETRYQELRDSKTQLVTSVEEKVAKVDTEIDAKVEAALVKQEEAHQKELQDLAKQSAVLEKANYSLEQQINEQKQALEQTQQNNQKLSRQADMQSTLFERSRELFRKELQISQELEKLEKERDDIEQKLGSLKQACDVFLDGTSWDAKSDACEKQDNANSRLSDIRQMIEVHTMDIKQIKTLTEEMGL
- a CDS encoding alanine/glycine:cation symporter family protein, translated to MKNIRELFFGFILLFSSSAFAEEGSFSQGISNLSKSVDGFFNDYTGWFVGLIFKSVPLGEANFPIIVGWLLLAAIIFTVYFGFVQFKRVGMAIDIIKGKYTDPNSKEDGEVSHFQALTTALSGTVGLGNIAGVGAALAIGGPGATFWMILCGLLGMASKFCECTLGVKYRTILPSGVVSGGPMYYLSQGLGERGLGGLGKVLAIGFALMCILGALGGGNMFQANQAHAMLTYAFDVPSEYGVITGLVLATLVFSVIVGGMPSIASVTEKVVPWMAALYIGMALIVIGSNLDQVGPAFSAIFTGAFTGEGVVGGFIGALIQGLKRATFSNEAGVGSAAIAHSAVKTKEPITEGLVSLLEPFVDTVIICTMTALVITIAGLNTGPFDGSGLTGVTLTAASFTETAEVFKYTLALAVIMFAFSTMISWSYYGLKAWTYLFGEGKTTELIFKVMFCVFVVIGATIQFGAVIDFSDAAIFAMSIFNILGLYFLMPVVKKELQSFVARVKSGEIKTYEK
- a CDS encoding LysE family translocator — translated: MDILNFEAFLIAITILTLTPGLDTALVIRNTSRSGLSDGVMTSFGICSGLYVHAFFSAVGISAILAQSAELFQAVKMVGAVYLIWLGLSSLRALMKNDGGLKVGEQAQQAYSAKRSLREGFLSNVLNPKTAVFYLAFLPQFVNPEGSPLLQSMLMASVHFMIAMVWQCGLAGALNSAKNLLKNASFMKWMEGVTGMVLVGLGVKLLMEEPS
- a CDS encoding HU family DNA-binding protein; translation: MNKSQLVEHIATSADISKEQAGTALNALVEGISTTLANGDDVSILGFGSFKVNSRAARTGRNPRTGEEIQISASKTPAFKAGKALKETCNL
- a CDS encoding alanine/glycine:cation symporter family protein, with protein sequence MNHLQATLQTINQFVWGPPLLILLVGTGIYFTFRLGLLQFRHLPTALKMVFSKDKSGTGDVSSFAALCTALSATIGTGNIVGVATAIKIGGPGALFWMWLAAVFGMATKYAECLLAVKYRRTDSNGEMVGGPMYYLQYGVGSRILAVMFAVFALGVACFGIGTFPQVNAILDATEISFGASREMSAVVLTILVAVVTLGGIQSIAKVAGKVVPTMAIMYIVACLSVLVSNADQLLNAITLVVTSAFTNTAATGGFFGASIMLAIQSGIARGVFSNESGLGSAPMAAAAAKTDSCVKQGLVSMTGTFFDTIIICTMTGLALILTGAWQTDLSGAAMTTHAFAVGLNADTLGPMLVSVGLIFFAFTTILGWNYYGERCVVFLLGTKAVLPYKIIFIALVASGAFLKLDMIWIMADIVNGLMAIPNLIGLILLRHVVIEETKLFFKPLTSSKDCEAVKA